Below is a window of Mycoplasma sp. Mirounga ES2805-ORL DNA.
TGAAACTCAAATAAATAAACTATTTGAAAATACAGATTTTAAAAAACGTGTTGAGAATGAACTAGCTGATACATTATTCTTTTTATTGAGATTTGCTGATAAATTTAATATTGATCTTGATGATGCTTTGGATTCAAAAATTTTAAGTAATAGTAAAAAATATCCAATTTCTAAGTCTAAAGGTGTTAATCTTAAATACAATGAATATTAAGAAAAAATAGTTTCTTTAGTGTTTATAAACAATTTTTACTTTATCTATTTTTTAACTTGCTATAATACTTACTATGAAAAAAAGAGATAAATTTGCAATAGTTATGTTAACAATATTTACACTAGGTTTTTGTTGACTTCATTGAAAAATTCAAGCTAATAAATATAAGAAATTAGCTTCTATAGATAAAGAAGATATTAAATTACCTTCAGTTATTAAAATTGATAATTTAATATCTCTATTAGGAAACAAAGATAATATTAAAGGTTCAAGAAGCACGATATCTAATTTAATCATTGAGATAAATAATAAAGATAACGTCAACGTTGATGAAATAAAACAATTAAAATACGTTTCAGGAGTTATGATTTCCTCTCAAAAAATAACTTTAATTGTTGGCGATTATGCTTCTAAAATAAGTAATGAACTTATCAAAAAATTAAAATAAAATATCAAGTCATAGGTGTTTAACTTGATATCAAGATAAATAATCAATATTTAGGTAATATTGATTATTAT
It encodes the following:
- a CDS encoding nucleotide pyrophosphohydrolase yields the protein MNKKTIQDMIQIISKFCKDRDWDKFHTAKDLAIGISTEANELLDIFRFKSETQINKLFENTDFKKRVENELADTLFFLLRFADKFNIDLDDALDSKILSNSKKYPISKSKGVNLKYNEY
- a CDS encoding PTS sugar transporter subunit IIA; amino-acid sequence: MKKRDKFAIVMLTIFTLGFCWLHWKIQANKYKKLASIDKEDIKLPSVIKIDNLISLLGNKDNIKGSRSTISNLIIEINNKDNVNVDEIKQLKYVSGVMISSQKITLIVGDYASKISNELIKKLK